One window from the genome of Cryptosporangium minutisporangium encodes:
- the glyA gene encoding serine hydroxymethyltransferase: MTSLRTAVFDGIRPANLDALRSADPQVADLLGAEYDRVRHCIQLTASENFTSPAVRAVLASTLGDKHAEGYPGRRYYGGCEFLDQAEELGRSRACELFGAEYANLQPHSGTLANLAAYAALLVPGDTLLAMEPRYGGHFSSGSSRNFSGKWFRTVGYGVRRADERIDYDEVRDLAVEHQPKLLVCGATAYTRLIDFAAFREIADEVGAYLLVDAAQISGLVAGRAVPSPIPYADVTTATSHKSLRGPRGGMILCTAELARRIDNAVFPFLQGAPLMNCVAAKTVALGEAADASFGDYAQRVLANASALAAGLERAGLRLVAGGTDNHMVLVDLGDDGVTGADAEQRCRDVGILLTKHVLPFDHRLPEHASGLRLGTLAATTQGMTEADMGTVADLIVRAIRGIDPVGVRNEVADLAARYPCYSSY; the protein is encoded by the coding sequence ATGACGTCACTGCGTACCGCGGTATTCGACGGAATCCGACCGGCGAATCTCGATGCTCTCCGCTCGGCCGACCCGCAGGTCGCCGATCTGCTGGGCGCGGAGTACGACCGCGTCCGCCACTGCATCCAGCTGACCGCGAGCGAAAACTTCACGTCCCCGGCGGTCCGAGCCGTGCTGGCCTCGACGCTCGGCGACAAACACGCCGAGGGGTACCCGGGGCGGCGCTACTACGGCGGGTGCGAGTTCCTCGATCAGGCCGAGGAGCTGGGGCGCTCCCGGGCGTGCGAGTTGTTCGGGGCCGAGTACGCGAACCTGCAGCCGCACTCGGGCACGCTGGCCAACCTCGCCGCGTACGCCGCGCTGCTGGTCCCTGGTGACACGCTGCTGGCGATGGAGCCCCGCTACGGTGGTCACTTCTCGAGCGGTAGCAGTCGGAACTTCTCCGGTAAGTGGTTCCGCACGGTCGGGTACGGCGTCCGCCGGGCCGACGAACGCATCGACTACGACGAGGTGCGCGATCTGGCCGTCGAGCACCAGCCGAAGTTGCTGGTCTGCGGCGCGACCGCCTACACCCGACTGATCGACTTCGCGGCGTTCCGCGAGATCGCCGACGAGGTCGGTGCCTACCTCCTGGTCGACGCCGCCCAGATCAGTGGGCTGGTCGCCGGACGTGCGGTGCCCTCGCCGATCCCGTACGCCGACGTCACCACGGCCACCTCGCACAAGTCGCTGCGCGGACCGCGCGGCGGCATGATCCTCTGCACCGCTGAGCTGGCCCGCCGGATCGACAACGCGGTGTTCCCGTTCCTCCAGGGCGCGCCGCTGATGAACTGCGTCGCGGCGAAGACGGTGGCGCTGGGCGAGGCCGCGGACGCGTCGTTCGGCGACTACGCGCAGCGGGTGTTGGCGAACGCGAGCGCGCTCGCCGCCGGCCTCGAGCGGGCCGGTCTACGGCTGGTCGCGGGCGGCACCGACAACCACATGGTGCTCGTCGACCTCGGCGACGACGGCGTCACGGGTGCCGACGCCGAACAGCGCTGCCGCGACGTCGGGATCCTGCTCACCAAGCACGTGCTGCCGTTCGACCACCGGCTGCCGGAGCACGCGTCCGGACTTCGGCTGGGGACGCTCGCCGCGACCACCCAGGGCATGACGGAAGCGGACATGGGCACCGTCGCGGACCTCATCGTCCGGGCGATTCGTGGCATCGACCCGGTAGGTGTCCGGAACGAGGTCGCCGACCTCGCGGCCCGCTACCCCTGTTACTCGTCGTATTGA
- a CDS encoding glycine hydroxymethyltransferase — MSELSALRYLASLDGATPDPGALAFYASLDQVSTVNPTVARSIVQELADQRSNVKLIASENFSSLAVQLAQGNLFTDKYAEGAPGHRFYAGCDNVDTVEAHAADLAKQLFGAEHAYVQPHSGIDANLVAFLSILATRVENGIIERFGRKNASALTDSEWAELRSSVTNQKLLGMDYYSGGHLTHGYRFNVSARLFDARSYTVDPETKLLDLDAVRARVHEVKPLILLAGYSAYTRLIDFAALRAIADEVGAVLMVDMAHFAGLVAGKVMTGDHDPVAHAHVVTSTTHKTLRGPRGGMVLCTSEFAEAVDKGCPTVLGGPLPHAIAAKAVAFTEALSPSFASYATRIVENARTLADALQQRKVEVLTGGTDNHIVLVDVAASYGLTGRQAESALRSVGLTLNRNSLPFDANGPWYTSGLRLGTPAVTTLGMGAEQVTEIADVIATVLAAVEPGNGPDGSPSKAKFTLDEAVAAEARSRTSDLLRDFPLYPQIDLSLVK; from the coding sequence ATGTCCGAGCTGTCAGCCCTTCGTTACCTGGCGAGCCTCGACGGAGCGACACCCGACCCCGGCGCGCTCGCGTTCTACGCCTCGCTCGACCAGGTCAGCACCGTCAACCCGACGGTCGCCCGCAGCATCGTCCAGGAGCTGGCGGATCAGCGGTCGAACGTCAAGCTGATCGCGAGCGAGAACTTCAGCTCGCTGGCGGTCCAGCTGGCCCAGGGCAACCTGTTCACCGACAAGTACGCCGAAGGCGCTCCCGGCCACCGCTTCTACGCCGGCTGCGACAACGTCGACACGGTCGAGGCGCACGCCGCCGACCTGGCCAAGCAGCTGTTCGGCGCCGAGCACGCGTACGTGCAGCCGCACTCCGGCATCGACGCGAACCTCGTTGCGTTCCTCTCCATCCTCGCGACGCGGGTGGAGAACGGGATCATCGAGCGGTTCGGGCGGAAGAACGCGTCCGCGCTGACCGATTCCGAATGGGCGGAGCTCCGCTCGTCGGTGACCAACCAGAAGCTGCTCGGGATGGACTACTACTCCGGTGGTCACCTGACGCACGGATACCGGTTCAACGTCTCGGCCCGGCTCTTCGACGCGCGGTCCTACACCGTCGACCCGGAGACGAAGCTGCTCGACCTGGATGCCGTGCGTGCCCGGGTACACGAGGTGAAGCCGCTGATCCTGCTGGCGGGATACAGCGCGTACACCCGGTTGATCGACTTCGCGGCGCTGCGCGCGATCGCGGACGAGGTCGGCGCGGTGCTGATGGTCGACATGGCGCACTTCGCCGGGCTGGTCGCCGGCAAGGTGATGACCGGTGACCACGACCCGGTCGCGCACGCGCACGTCGTCACGTCGACCACCCACAAGACGCTGCGCGGCCCACGCGGTGGCATGGTGCTCTGCACGTCCGAGTTCGCCGAGGCCGTCGACAAGGGCTGCCCGACCGTGCTCGGAGGGCCGCTGCCGCACGCGATCGCGGCGAAGGCGGTGGCGTTCACCGAGGCGCTTTCGCCCTCGTTCGCGTCCTACGCCACGCGAATCGTGGAGAACGCGCGCACGCTCGCCGACGCGTTGCAGCAGCGCAAGGTCGAGGTGCTCACCGGGGGCACCGACAACCACATCGTGCTGGTCGACGTCGCGGCGAGCTACGGCCTCACCGGACGCCAGGCGGAGAGCGCGCTACGGTCGGTAGGGCTCACGCTCAACCGGAACTCGCTGCCCTTCGACGCGAACGGGCCCTGGTACACGAGCGGGCTCCGACTCGGGACGCCGGCGGTGACGACGCTGGGCATGGGCGCGGAGCAGGTCACCGAGATCGCCGACGTGATCGCGACCGTGCTGGCCGCGGTGGAGCCGGGCAACGGTCCGGACGGGTCGCCGAGCAAGGCGAAGTTCACGCTGGACGAGGCGGTGGCGGCGGAGGCTCGGTCCCGGACGTCCGACCTGCTGCGTGACTTCCCGCTCTACCCGCAGATCGACTTGTCACTGGTGAAGTAA
- a CDS encoding M28 family peptidase: MAVALAAAAALGLAATGPAAADPPTPAQAGAAASKKLTSAVTVAGVLGHLRQFQRIADANGDTRASGTPGYDRSADYVARKLQRAGYRVTRQSFQFPFFEELNPSKFARVSPTPTTYVNGTDFYTLSFSGDGVAQGTVTPVDINLTPPRASTSGCEAADFANFPRGNIALVQRGTCDFAVKVNNAATAGAIGVVVFNQGNGTEAENPDRYGAFQGNLGGPVPIPAISTSYALGADLAGTANTVVRIETDTLSETRTTQNVLAETPGGRADNVVMAGAHLDSVPEGPGINDNGTGSAGLLEVALRYAPLAKGAKPTNKVRFAWWGAEESGLLGSEHYVASLTPTQVADIGLYLNFDMIGSPNYTLGVYDGDNSTGTGTPPPGSGALETIFRNYLTSRGQQPVDSEFSGRSDYGPFIAEGIGIPAGGLFTGAEGIKTAEEAARFGGVPDVAYDPCYHQACDSFNPVGDGADAATYQRLKAAYGKKLVGNVNVFALDLNSDAIADAVARLAFDTSGVSAPGDTPAAASAGAPSGGLDGHLLTA, translated from the coding sequence GTGGCCGTCGCGCTCGCGGCCGCCGCCGCCCTCGGACTAGCCGCGACCGGTCCGGCCGCCGCGGATCCGCCCACACCCGCGCAGGCGGGGGCTGCCGCGTCGAAGAAGCTCACCTCGGCGGTCACGGTCGCCGGCGTGCTGGGGCATCTGCGGCAGTTCCAGCGGATCGCCGACGCCAACGGCGACACCCGCGCGTCGGGCACCCCCGGTTACGACCGCAGCGCGGACTACGTCGCGCGCAAGCTGCAGCGTGCCGGTTACCGGGTGACCAGGCAGAGCTTCCAGTTCCCGTTCTTCGAGGAGCTGAACCCGTCGAAGTTCGCCCGGGTGAGTCCCACCCCGACGACGTACGTGAACGGGACGGACTTCTACACGCTCTCGTTCTCCGGCGACGGTGTCGCGCAGGGCACGGTGACCCCCGTCGACATCAACCTGACGCCGCCGCGGGCGTCGACCAGCGGTTGTGAGGCCGCGGACTTCGCGAACTTCCCGCGCGGCAACATCGCGCTGGTGCAGCGCGGCACGTGTGACTTCGCGGTGAAGGTGAACAACGCCGCGACCGCCGGCGCGATCGGCGTCGTCGTGTTCAACCAGGGCAACGGCACCGAGGCCGAGAACCCGGATCGGTACGGGGCGTTCCAGGGCAACCTCGGCGGACCGGTGCCGATCCCGGCGATCTCGACGTCCTACGCGCTCGGCGCCGACCTGGCCGGCACCGCGAACACCGTCGTCCGGATCGAGACCGACACCCTGTCCGAGACCCGCACCACCCAGAACGTCCTCGCCGAGACGCCCGGTGGGCGCGCGGACAACGTCGTGATGGCCGGCGCACACCTGGACTCGGTGCCGGAGGGCCCGGGCATCAACGACAACGGCACCGGCAGCGCCGGTCTGCTCGAGGTCGCACTGCGGTACGCGCCGCTGGCCAAGGGCGCGAAGCCCACGAACAAGGTGCGGTTCGCCTGGTGGGGCGCGGAGGAGAGCGGGCTGCTCGGGTCCGAGCACTACGTCGCTTCGCTGACGCCGACGCAGGTCGCGGACATCGGTCTGTACCTGAACTTCGACATGATCGGTTCGCCGAACTACACGCTCGGGGTCTACGACGGTGACAACTCGACCGGTACCGGGACGCCGCCGCCCGGATCCGGGGCGCTGGAAACGATCTTCCGCAACTACCTGACCAGCCGCGGTCAGCAGCCCGTCGACAGCGAGTTCAGCGGACGCTCGGACTACGGGCCGTTCATCGCCGAGGGCATCGGGATCCCGGCCGGCGGGCTGTTCACCGGCGCCGAGGGCATCAAGACCGCCGAGGAGGCCGCGAGGTTCGGCGGCGTGCCGGACGTCGCCTACGACCCGTGCTACCACCAGGCGTGCGACAGCTTCAACCCGGTGGGCGACGGGGCGGACGCCGCGACCTACCAGCGGCTGAAGGCCGCGTACGGGAAGAAGCTCGTCGGCAACGTGAACGTGTTCGCGCTCGACCTGAACTCGGACGCGATCGCGGACGCCGTCGCCCGACTGGCGTTCGACACCAGCGGGGTCTCCGCACCGGGTGACACCCCGGCGGCAGCCTCCGCGGGGGCGCCGAGCGGCGGTCTGGACGGCCACTTGCTGACCGCCTGA
- a CDS encoding cyclase family protein, with product MTEVETAIAKFAEECRNWDRWGPDDVLGTLNYIDADARQRAAGLIRRGVTFSLSMRFEADGPQKGWRRRTNPVHTMLDTGVDAVAGHQGFPHGIGGADDVIAMPLQCATQWDGLGHIFDRGKAWNGRPAERVVSSLGDMVTGIEHMAADVAGRGVLLDVGLVFGDANGVLPDGFAIGADHLEQTMAAQGVTVGRGDILLVRTGQLGACRNLPGWGEFAGGPAPGLSFWSASWLHRTEIAAIATDTWGFEVRPNEFPDAFQPLHQIAIPNMGLLIGEMWDLDALAADCASDGVYEFFLVAAPLPVTGAVGSPVNPIATK from the coding sequence ATGACTGAGGTGGAGACCGCGATCGCGAAGTTCGCGGAGGAGTGCCGCAACTGGGACCGTTGGGGTCCCGACGACGTGCTCGGCACCCTCAACTACATCGATGCGGACGCCCGGCAGCGCGCCGCCGGGCTGATTCGCCGGGGCGTCACCTTCTCGCTCTCGATGCGGTTCGAGGCCGACGGGCCGCAGAAGGGCTGGCGTCGGCGCACGAACCCGGTGCACACGATGCTCGACACCGGCGTGGACGCGGTCGCCGGGCACCAGGGGTTCCCGCACGGGATCGGCGGCGCCGACGACGTGATCGCGATGCCGCTGCAGTGCGCGACGCAGTGGGACGGGCTCGGGCACATCTTCGACCGAGGCAAGGCGTGGAACGGACGCCCGGCGGAGCGGGTGGTGAGCTCGCTCGGGGACATGGTCACCGGCATCGAACACATGGCGGCCGACGTCGCCGGGCGCGGTGTGCTGCTCGACGTCGGCCTGGTCTTCGGTGACGCCAACGGGGTGCTGCCGGACGGGTTCGCGATCGGGGCCGACCACCTCGAGCAGACGATGGCGGCGCAGGGCGTCACGGTCGGGCGCGGCGACATCCTGCTGGTGCGGACCGGCCAGCTGGGCGCGTGCCGGAACCTGCCGGGGTGGGGGGAGTTCGCCGGAGGGCCGGCGCCCGGGCTCTCGTTCTGGAGCGCGTCCTGGCTGCACCGCACCGAGATCGCGGCGATCGCCACCGACACCTGGGGCTTCGAGGTGCGGCCGAACGAGTTCCCGGATGCGTTCCAGCCGCTGCACCAGATCGCGATCCCGAACATGGGGCTGCTGATCGGTGAGATGTGGGACCTCGACGCGTTGGCGGCGGACTGCGCGTCCGACGGCGTCTACGAGTTCTTCCTGGTGGCCGCGCCACTGCCGGTGACCGGGGCGGTCGGCTCCCCGGTGAACCCCATCGCGACGAAGTAG
- a CDS encoding amidohydrolase family protein, which translates to MVIPAIDLHAHALVGPAEGLMIDEPALAAARAAEARAAGAESSAVNREQIATITPLLADPVRRLAAMDEAGLDIQVVSPMPIHHYWAERPLAERYARAVNEGIVAHCAAAPGRLLGLGTVPLQHPDLAVAELTRAMELGLKGVEVSTYVAGRELSDPAFEEFWARAEELGAVVFVHPWGCTLGERLDLAYLSNTIGNPLETTLALSRLIFSGLLDRRPGLRLVAAHGGGYLPVYSSRADHAWEARRDARTCAERPSEYLRRIWYDSLVYTGEALDRLVGAVGADRVVLGSDYPFDMGVSDPLDRLALADLDAAQIDAIRGGNAAELLGLS; encoded by the coding sequence GTGGTGATCCCGGCGATCGATCTGCACGCACACGCGCTGGTCGGCCCGGCCGAAGGCTTGATGATCGACGAGCCGGCGCTCGCCGCTGCCCGGGCCGCCGAGGCCCGCGCCGCCGGGGCCGAGTCGAGCGCGGTGAACCGCGAGCAGATCGCGACGATCACTCCGCTGCTCGCCGACCCCGTCCGACGGCTGGCCGCGATGGACGAGGCCGGGCTGGACATCCAGGTCGTCAGCCCGATGCCGATCCACCACTACTGGGCGGAGCGTCCGCTGGCCGAGCGGTACGCCCGGGCGGTGAACGAGGGCATCGTGGCGCACTGTGCCGCCGCGCCGGGGCGGCTCCTCGGCCTCGGTACCGTGCCGCTCCAGCACCCGGATCTGGCCGTCGCCGAGCTGACCAGGGCGATGGAACTCGGACTCAAGGGCGTCGAGGTCTCGACCTACGTCGCCGGGCGCGAGCTGTCGGATCCGGCGTTCGAGGAGTTCTGGGCGCGCGCCGAGGAACTCGGGGCGGTGGTCTTCGTGCATCCGTGGGGCTGCACGCTGGGGGAGCGGCTCGACCTCGCGTACCTGTCGAACACGATCGGCAACCCCCTGGAGACCACGCTCGCGCTGTCCCGCCTGATCTTCTCCGGGCTGCTCGACCGGCGTCCAGGGCTTCGCTTGGTCGCCGCCCACGGTGGCGGGTATCTGCCGGTGTACTCCAGCCGGGCCGATCACGCCTGGGAGGCGCGGCGGGACGCCCGCACCTGCGCCGAGCGTCCGAGCGAGTACCTGCGCCGCATCTGGTACGACTCGCTCGTCTACACCGGCGAGGCACTCGACCGGCTGGTCGGTGCGGTCGGCGCGGACCGGGTCGTGCTCGGTAGCGACTACCCGTTCGACATGGGGGTCTCCGATCCACTGGACCGGCTTGCGTTGGCGGATCTCGACGCCGCGCAGATCGACGCGATCCGCGGCGGCAACGCCGCCGAACTCCTGGGGCTGTCATGA